One genomic segment of Ferrimonas sp. YFM includes these proteins:
- the flgA gene encoding flagellar basal body P-ring formation chaperone FlgA codes for MKLYAFLLSLLFSVSALGETSLDMIEEAASQYVLDMVEVPEGARIKVTASELDKRRHFENCDTPLQAQAPAVKGNTRYLTVKVSCDSPQPWLVYVPVQVAIEYPVLVARMALGPDTLLDESMVELRYVNNNSLRGNHFSSPDELNGARLKRRAGAGQVITKRNVCLVCKGDPVTIEANNDHLSIRTSGTAMSSGSMGDAIRVQNSRSRRMVDAYVTGIGHVRVKM; via the coding sequence ATGAAGCTGTATGCATTCTTACTCTCCCTGCTCTTTAGTGTGTCGGCACTGGGCGAAACTTCTTTAGACATGATTGAAGAGGCCGCTTCCCAGTATGTCCTCGACATGGTAGAGGTGCCGGAAGGGGCGCGAATTAAGGTGACCGCCAGTGAATTGGACAAACGTCGCCACTTCGAAAACTGTGACACGCCCCTGCAGGCTCAGGCCCCGGCTGTCAAGGGAAACACTCGCTATCTGACCGTCAAGGTCAGTTGCGACTCACCTCAGCCCTGGCTGGTGTATGTGCCGGTGCAGGTCGCCATTGAGTACCCGGTGCTGGTGGCCAGAATGGCCCTGGGGCCAGACACCCTGCTGGACGAGTCCATGGTGGAGCTGAGGTACGTCAATAATAACAGTCTGAGGGGGAACCATTTCAGCTCACCTGATGAGCTGAATGGTGCCAGACTAAAAAGGCGAGCGGGGGCGGGTCAGGTGATCACCAAGCGCAACGTCTGTCTGGTGTGCAAAGGGGATCCGGTGACCATCGAAGCCAATAATGACCACCTCTCCATTCGCACCTCAGGCACCGCCATGAGCAGCGGTTCCATGGGTGACGCCATCCGGGTGCAGAACAGCCGGTCGCGCAGAATGGTGGACGCCTACGTCACTGGCATTGGCCATGTGCGGGTGAAAATGTAA
- a CDS encoding LPP20 family lipoprotein, producing MKRLAAAALIFLAGCQNNAYVEYEPVPPQEFPILTAKGIAPISAQLGDNRDLKVQQAMRAAKLDAYRELAEQIYGVRVSGTGRMDQQLLQSDQFQTQVDGLVRGAEVVRIYPVGDNYVAELKLDYKKVWQLYQQAPRQRIKNVIYY from the coding sequence ATGAAACGACTCGCAGCGGCCGCGCTGATTTTCCTGGCCGGGTGTCAGAACAACGCCTATGTAGAGTACGAGCCTGTTCCCCCCCAGGAGTTTCCCATACTCACCGCCAAGGGGATCGCCCCCATCTCAGCCCAGCTGGGGGACAACCGAGACCTGAAAGTGCAGCAGGCGATGCGGGCGGCCAAGCTGGACGCCTACCGGGAACTGGCGGAGCAGATCTATGGCGTGAGAGTGTCGGGCACAGGCCGGATGGATCAGCAGCTGCTGCAGAGCGACCAGTTTCAGACCCAGGTGGACGGCCTGGTGCGGGGCGCCGAGGTGGTTCGCATCTATCCTGTGGGTGACAACTATGTTGCGGAGCTGAAGCTGGACTATAAAAAGGTGTGGCAGCTGTATCAGCAGGCACCGAGGCAAAGAATCAAAAACGTGATCTATTACTGA
- the flgC gene encoding flagellar basal body rod protein FlgC, translating to MSLFNILDIAGSGMMAQNVRLNTTASNVANANSVSSSSGDTYRAREPVFAARLQEFVTHQHGPHGAGIKKELEALGGVSVAGIVESNKPLIQEYAPDHPMANEEGYIFKPNVNVVEEMANMISASRSYQANVEVADAAKNLAKQTLRLGK from the coding sequence ATGAGCCTGTTTAATATTCTCGATATCGCCGGCAGCGGCATGATGGCGCAGAACGTGCGCCTGAACACCACTGCCAGTAACGTGGCCAACGCCAACAGCGTCTCCAGCAGCTCTGGCGACACCTACCGTGCCCGTGAGCCGGTGTTTGCCGCCCGCCTCCAGGAGTTCGTCACCCATCAGCATGGGCCTCATGGTGCCGGCATCAAGAAGGAGCTGGAAGCCCTGGGTGGCGTCAGCGTGGCCGGCATTGTGGAGAGCAACAAGCCGCTGATCCAGGAGTACGCCCCGGATCACCCCATGGCGAACGAGGAGGGCTACATCTTCAAGCCCAACGTCAACGTGGTGGAGGAGATGGCCAACATGATCTCCGCATCCCGCAGTTATCAGGCCAACGTCGAGGTGGCTGACGCCGCCAAGAACCTGGCCAAGCAAACTCTCAGACTTGGTAAATAA
- a CDS encoding flagellar protein FlgN, with protein sequence MSESGIHALIGAQQERLSNLLQLLEQETEALLERDADKIESLLKQKLAQLDKIAGGDKELESHPQVADIKSDPQAMAGVTRCREILAECQVKNQHNNQLADQFLASLGRLQQLLNATRNPNALTYNQEGTTTTGGRLGKVIKA encoded by the coding sequence GTGAGTGAGTCCGGCATTCACGCCTTGATTGGCGCTCAGCAGGAGCGCCTGTCTAACCTGCTTCAACTGTTGGAGCAGGAAACCGAGGCGTTGCTTGAGCGGGATGCGGACAAGATCGAATCTCTGCTCAAACAGAAACTGGCGCAGCTGGATAAGATTGCCGGCGGCGACAAGGAGCTGGAATCACACCCGCAGGTGGCTGACATCAAGTCGGACCCACAGGCGATGGCCGGGGTAACCCGCTGCCGTGAGATCCTGGCGGAGTGTCAGGTGAAAAACCAGCACAATAATCAGCTGGCCGACCAGTTTCTGGCCAGCCTGGGGCGTCTGCAGCAGCTGCTCAACGCCACCCGGAACCCCAATGCCCTGACCTACAATCAGGAGGGCACCACCACCACAGGTGGACGCCTGGGCAAGGTGATCAAGGCGTAA
- a CDS encoding FlgO family outer membrane protein, which yields MKKAIGVLCLLLGGCATPPAEPPPQYSVSGKGLPHSSAVIHLAQRIAEDLERNHDLPDKTKLIAVTTPVWLDELESSGRLALQLGDGLVGALHQRGFNLVELNSSQQIRVSKQGNLILSRDYERLQASLPVSQVLIATLSRDSSGVIINSRLVDIANNRVASTSQAFLPWQESSGYLEQSNSITEQGGLLYRQEQPGRTPVREVNP from the coding sequence ATGAAAAAGGCCATAGGCGTCCTGTGCCTGCTTTTGGGGGGCTGTGCCACCCCTCCGGCAGAACCGCCGCCACAATACAGCGTGAGCGGCAAAGGTTTGCCGCACAGCAGTGCCGTAATCCACCTGGCCCAGCGCATCGCCGAAGATCTTGAACGCAATCACGACCTGCCGGACAAAACCAAACTGATCGCAGTCACCACCCCGGTGTGGCTGGACGAACTGGAGAGCAGTGGCCGGCTTGCCCTGCAACTGGGCGACGGCCTGGTCGGCGCCCTGCACCAGCGGGGATTCAATCTGGTGGAGCTGAACAGCAGCCAGCAGATTCGCGTCTCCAAGCAGGGCAACCTGATCCTCAGCCGGGACTACGAGCGGCTGCAAGCCAGCCTGCCGGTGAGCCAGGTGCTGATCGCCACCCTGAGCCGGGACAGCAGTGGGGTGATCATCAACAGCCGCCTGGTGGACATCGCCAATAACAGGGTGGCGTCCACCTCCCAGGCGTTTCTGCCCTGGCAGGAGTCATCCGGTTATCTGGAGCAGAGCAACAGCATCACGGAACAGGGAGGCCTGCTCTATCGACAGGAGCAGCCAGGAAGAACACCGGTGAGGGAGGTAAACCCATGA
- a CDS encoding protein-glutamate O-methyltransferase CheR, whose product MPTKTLAPTEYQTFAAFLQKQCGIVLGDNKQYLVRSRLSPLMKSFGLDSLSDLVKQSMRPEQSKLRTAVVEAMTTNETFWFRDTYPYQLLADELLPELAKLGRSIRIWSSACSSGQEPYSMAMVVHETRQKRPGMLMNGVDIMATDLSTQILDQAKAGEYDELALTRGLSPERRRLFFQPSPKGMKVRDDVRRMVNFRQLNLLDSYALLGKFDVIFCRNVLIYFSAEDKGKILRQFAAALNPGGYLVLGASESLAGLTDQFEMLRFPAGIIHRKR is encoded by the coding sequence GTGCCAACCAAAACCTTAGCTCCTACGGAATACCAGACCTTTGCCGCCTTCCTGCAGAAGCAGTGCGGCATCGTGCTGGGGGACAACAAGCAATATCTGGTACGTAGCCGCCTAAGTCCGTTGATGAAATCCTTCGGTCTGGACAGCCTGTCCGACCTGGTGAAGCAATCGATGCGTCCTGAGCAGAGCAAACTCAGAACCGCCGTCGTCGAGGCGATGACCACCAACGAAACCTTCTGGTTCCGTGATACCTACCCCTATCAGTTGCTGGCGGACGAACTTCTGCCTGAACTGGCCAAACTGGGGCGGTCCATCCGCATCTGGTCCAGTGCCTGCTCCTCAGGCCAGGAGCCTTACTCCATGGCCATGGTGGTCCATGAGACCCGGCAGAAGCGCCCCGGGATGCTGATGAACGGGGTGGACATCATGGCCACCGACCTGTCCACCCAGATCCTGGACCAGGCCAAGGCCGGTGAGTATGACGAGCTGGCCCTGACCCGGGGTCTGTCGCCGGAGCGTCGTCGCCTGTTCTTCCAGCCTTCGCCCAAGGGGATGAAGGTGCGGGATGACGTGCGTCGCATGGTCAATTTCCGTCAGCTCAACCTGTTGGACAGCTATGCCCTGCTGGGCAAGTTCGACGTGATCTTTTGCCGTAACGTACTCATCTACTTCTCGGCGGAGGACAAGGGCAAGATCCTGCGGCAATTTGCTGCCGCCCTCAACCCGGGTGGCTACCTGGTGCTGGGGGCCTCCGAGTCTCTTGCCGGTCTCACCGACCAGTTCGAAATGCTCAGATTCCCTGCTGGAATCATACATAGAAAGCGATAG
- the flgB gene encoding flagellar basal body rod protein FlgB: protein MAISFDKALGIHQHTLGIRSQRAEVLANNIANADTPGYKAQDVDFEQALSQAKTAQGGISMSKTHEEHFKIGREPIGGLAYRVPLQPDTGDGNTVDVNIERNNFMQNNLEQQMTLEFLGSKFQGMRKALRGE, encoded by the coding sequence ATGGCCATCTCGTTCGATAAAGCACTGGGCATTCATCAACACACCCTGGGGATCCGTTCCCAGCGTGCCGAAGTGCTGGCCAACAACATTGCCAACGCTGACACCCCTGGCTACAAGGCCCAGGACGTGGACTTCGAACAGGCCCTGAGCCAGGCGAAAACGGCCCAGGGCGGCATCTCCATGTCCAAGACCCACGAAGAGCACTTCAAAATCGGCAGAGAGCCCATTGGCGGCCTGGCCTACCGGGTGCCGCTGCAGCCGGATACCGGCGACGGCAACACCGTGGATGTCAACATCGAACGCAATAACTTCATGCAGAACAACCTGGAGCAGCAGATGACCCTCGAGTTTCTCGGGAGCAAGTTCCAGGGAATGCGCAAAGCGCTGCGGGGTGAATAA
- a CDS encoding flagellar hook assembly protein FlgD, whose translation MSNTIDNSYLNSLKWQQEATPTAKDNNQALTQEDFFSLLSQQLSMQDPFKPVDNDQMISQMSSFATVDGINSLNDEIKNMNTVMNSSQALEASSLVGQKVLIPSDKAVSDGASPITGVISTPAGAQNMTMKVKDGAGQIVRTFEVPVGNGGNVDFSWDGKNADGDALPEGTYSFTAEALVGGKTDTLPVFTYGHVSSVTLGGANYDTVLNLRGVGGVKLSDVLAVAEGS comes from the coding sequence ATGAGTAATACCATCGACAACAGTTACTTAAACTCCCTCAAGTGGCAGCAAGAAGCGACTCCCACAGCCAAGGACAACAACCAGGCTCTGACTCAGGAAGACTTTTTCTCCCTGCTGTCTCAGCAGTTGTCCATGCAGGATCCCTTCAAGCCGGTGGACAACGATCAGATGATCTCTCAGATGTCCTCCTTTGCCACCGTTGATGGGATCAACTCCTTGAACGATGAGATCAAGAACATGAACACCGTGATGAACTCCAGCCAGGCCCTCGAGGCCAGCAGTCTGGTAGGTCAGAAGGTGCTGATCCCATCAGACAAGGCGGTTTCGGACGGCGCCAGCCCGATCACCGGTGTGATCTCCACCCCGGCCGGGGCGCAGAACATGACCATGAAGGTGAAGGATGGGGCTGGGCAGATTGTCCGCACCTTCGAGGTGCCTGTGGGCAATGGCGGCAACGTCGACTTCAGCTGGGACGGCAAAAATGCCGACGGCGACGCTTTGCCGGAGGGCACCTACAGCTTTACCGCTGAGGCCCTGGTTGGCGGCAAGACCGATACTCTACCGGTGTTCACCTATGGCCACGTCAGCAGCGTGACCCTGGGCGGTGCCAACTACGATACAGTCCTGAATCTGCGCGGTGTCGGCGGCGTTAAGCTGTCTGACGTATTGGCGGTCGCAGAAGGCTCTTAA
- the yfbV gene encoding terminus macrodomain insulation protein YfbV produces the protein MTFFETLRCGNHYMKQWPRAVQLAPLFPEYRVIKATELAIRVMPPVAVFCLWFQLQWLGPESLPQIIASTLFLLSLPLQGLYWLGWRSQQLLPRPLVAWCDDLRSRMLEAGEQIAPLGARARYLNMAQLLRRVFNKLDNGEWHRLDRR, from the coding sequence ATGACCTTTTTTGAAACACTGAGATGTGGCAATCACTACATGAAACAGTGGCCCAGAGCGGTTCAGCTGGCCCCCCTGTTTCCCGAGTACAGGGTGATAAAAGCCACTGAACTGGCCATCCGGGTCATGCCTCCGGTGGCGGTGTTTTGCCTGTGGTTTCAGCTTCAGTGGCTGGGGCCAGAGAGCCTGCCTCAGATCATCGCCAGTACCCTGTTCCTGCTGAGTCTGCCCCTTCAGGGCCTGTACTGGTTGGGGTGGCGTTCCCAGCAATTGCTGCCACGGCCTCTGGTGGCCTGGTGTGATGATTTGCGTTCACGCATGCTGGAGGCGGGGGAGCAGATCGCCCCGCTGGGAGCCCGAGCTCGCTACCTGAATATGGCCCAACTGCTCCGACGAGTTTTTAACAAACTGGACAACGGAGAGTGGCACAGGTTGGATCGCCGCTGA
- a CDS encoding flagellar assembly protein T N-terminal domain-containing protein, translating into MSKPLHLALLSACLMAAQVSAQWLTLSGSAPIGNDDLTKAREEAIRNALAKSGQGEIMVNGVLGPATELTQIGEYQLLSESISDGILEVTLRADVRAVGNQCAGAGFRFALTLPRADVVHRQHLVPGSLYEFDAALTRLLANTINGEATSLFAHERSDISVSFGQLNQDYGDQWAREMSRDDNSQYVVAISIDDLTLDPHETTLGWFEDDRNRYFGANLNIYDGLTGQMIWHKRYRTQGDWPFKRSDAVELGSSHFWNSDYGRQIRQQVVAMAQDIDGTLHCRPLHGRVLSVDQERVTINLGSRHGVRVGDRVSLQNRQQGEQGWWNRDPDSEDILVIQQVQLEQAVGTLMPGSSYTRWQPMDMVRAQAHRR; encoded by the coding sequence ATGTCTAAACCCCTACACCTGGCTCTGCTCAGTGCCTGCCTGATGGCGGCACAGGTTTCGGCCCAGTGGCTGACCCTGAGTGGCAGCGCCCCCATAGGTAACGATGACCTGACCAAGGCGCGGGAGGAGGCGATCCGCAACGCGCTGGCCAAGTCAGGCCAGGGCGAGATCATGGTCAATGGTGTGTTGGGGCCGGCCACGGAACTGACCCAGATCGGCGAATACCAATTGCTGTCTGAGTCCATCAGCGACGGCATCCTGGAGGTGACCCTGAGGGCGGACGTGCGCGCCGTGGGCAATCAGTGTGCCGGTGCCGGCTTTCGTTTCGCCCTGACTCTGCCCCGGGCCGATGTGGTGCACCGTCAGCACCTGGTGCCGGGCAGCCTCTACGAGTTTGATGCGGCGCTGACCCGGCTGCTGGCCAACACCATCAATGGGGAAGCCACCTCTCTGTTCGCCCATGAGCGCAGCGACATCAGTGTCAGCTTTGGTCAGTTGAATCAGGACTACGGTGATCAGTGGGCCAGGGAGATGAGCCGGGACGACAACAGCCAGTATGTGGTGGCCATCTCCATCGATGATCTGACTCTGGATCCCCATGAAACCACCCTGGGATGGTTCGAAGATGACCGTAACCGCTATTTTGGTGCCAACCTCAACATCTATGATGGCCTCACCGGTCAGATGATCTGGCACAAGCGCTACCGGACTCAGGGGGACTGGCCCTTCAAGCGCAGCGATGCGGTGGAGTTGGGCTCCAGCCATTTCTGGAACAGCGACTATGGCAGACAGATCCGTCAGCAGGTGGTGGCCATGGCTCAGGACATCGACGGCACCCTGCATTGCCGTCCCCTGCATGGACGGGTGCTGTCTGTGGATCAGGAGCGGGTCACCATCAATCTGGGCAGCCGTCACGGTGTCCGGGTCGGGGACAGGGTCTCATTGCAGAACCGGCAGCAGGGCGAGCAGGGGTGGTGGAACCGCGACCCGGACTCCGAAGACATCCTGGTGATTCAGCAGGTGCAACTTGAGCAGGCGGTGGGCACCCTGATGCCAGGTTCCAGCTATACCCGCTGGCAGCCCATGGACATGGTGCGGGCTCAGGCCCATAGGCGCTGA
- the flgE gene encoding flagellar hook protein FlgE: MSFNISLSGLNAAQKDLDTTSNNIANVNTIGFKESRAEFADVYSNSLFTNSKTNVGSGVATSQVAQQFHQGSLQFTNNALDLAINGNGMFVTISEFGSQDYNYTRAGAFKLNDDNFMVDSQGNYLMALPVNDDGSVSSVSLSTTQPVQIPQTAGQPQMTGVVDVSVNVNAGDITHDPANFDPTDPTTYNNATSVTVYDSLGEPHIMTQYFVKPPGGALNNNNQWLTFFTMDDKPVNIGDAAGATTNGTWDQDTNGDGVADTAGIAAQNAAGHTAAVVSFDDTGNFLNTNPTMIQTVALGTTGAGVIGPGADGTQRVEIRMDNPTQYASKFEVTKLKQDGSTVGRLTNVEVAADGLISATYSNGTEVPLGKVALARFANEQGLTQQGNTSWKQSQASGEALLGEPNTGTFGAINSAALEQSNTDLTTELVDLISAQRNFQANSRALDIANQLQQNILQIR; this comes from the coding sequence ATGTCATTCAATATCTCACTCAGCGGTCTGAATGCCGCGCAGAAGGACCTGGATACCACGTCGAACAACATTGCCAACGTGAACACCATTGGCTTTAAAGAGTCTCGCGCCGAGTTTGCCGACGTTTATTCCAACTCCCTGTTCACCAACAGCAAGACCAATGTGGGCAGCGGTGTGGCGACCTCTCAGGTGGCCCAGCAGTTCCACCAGGGCTCCTTGCAGTTCACCAACAACGCCCTGGACCTGGCCATCAATGGTAACGGCATGTTCGTCACCATCTCTGAGTTCGGCTCCCAGGACTACAACTACACCCGCGCCGGTGCGTTCAAGCTGAACGACGACAACTTCATGGTGGACTCCCAGGGCAACTACCTGATGGCTCTGCCGGTGAATGACGACGGCTCGGTTTCCTCCGTCAGCCTCTCCACCACCCAGCCGGTGCAGATTCCCCAGACGGCGGGTCAGCCTCAGATGACCGGTGTTGTGGACGTCTCGGTGAACGTCAATGCCGGCGACATCACCCATGATCCGGCCAACTTCGATCCCACGGATCCCACCACCTACAACAACGCCACCTCGGTGACCGTGTACGACTCACTGGGTGAGCCGCACATCATGACCCAGTACTTCGTTAAGCCTCCGGGCGGCGCTTTGAACAACAACAACCAGTGGCTGACCTTCTTCACCATGGACGACAAGCCGGTGAACATCGGTGACGCCGCCGGCGCCACCACCAACGGTACCTGGGACCAGGACACCAACGGTGACGGCGTGGCCGATACCGCAGGTATTGCCGCTCAGAATGCCGCCGGTCATACCGCCGCCGTGGTGAGCTTCGACGACACAGGTAACTTCCTGAACACCAACCCCACCATGATCCAGACCGTGGCTCTGGGTACCACGGGTGCCGGTGTGATTGGCCCGGGCGCCGATGGCACTCAGCGGGTTGAGATCCGCATGGACAACCCCACTCAGTACGCCTCCAAGTTTGAGGTGACCAAGCTGAAGCAGGACGGTTCCACCGTGGGTCGACTGACCAACGTGGAAGTGGCGGCCGATGGCCTGATCAGCGCCACCTACTCCAATGGTACCGAAGTGCCCCTGGGCAAGGTGGCTCTGGCGCGTTTTGCCAATGAGCAGGGCCTGACTCAGCAGGGCAACACCTCCTGGAAACAGAGCCAGGCGTCCGGTGAGGCGCTGTTGGGTGAGCCCAACACCGGCACCTTCGGCGCCATCAACTCGGCGGCCTTGGAGCAGTCCAACACCGACCTGACCACTGAGCTGGTGGACCTGATCAGCGCTCAGCGTAACTTCCAGGCCAACTCCCGTGCCCTGGATATCGCCAACCAGCTGCAGCAGAACATCCTGCAGATCCGCTAA
- the flgM gene encoding flagellar biosynthesis anti-sigma factor FlgM has product MAIDINKLSSGTAGLQPARRAVTQQSKPEGSSAQAAAKGDEVKLTQEAQQLQRAEKVMQETPEVNSSKVEALKQAISEGRYHVDPDKLAANLSRFESELTGE; this is encoded by the coding sequence ATGGCTATCGACATCAACAAACTGAGCAGCGGTACCGCAGGCCTGCAACCGGCCCGGCGGGCGGTGACCCAACAAAGCAAGCCCGAAGGGAGCAGTGCTCAGGCTGCCGCCAAGGGGGATGAGGTGAAGCTGACCCAGGAAGCCCAGCAACTGCAACGGGCGGAGAAGGTGATGCAGGAAACCCCTGAGGTCAACAGCTCCAAGGTGGAAGCCCTGAAGCAGGCGATCTCCGAAGGTCGTTACCACGTTGACCCGGACAAGCTGGCTGCCAACCTCTCCCGCTTCGAGAGTGAACTGACCGGTGAGTGA
- a CDS encoding acetate kinase produces the protein MMSKLVLVLNCGSSSLKFAVIDATNGDEHLSGLAECFNLEDARIKWKLDGNKGEAPLGAGAAHSEALDYIVGTILASKPEMAEQLVAIGHRIVHGGEKYTKSMLITDDVLAGIEECASLAPLHNPAHLIGIRAAQAAFAALPQVAVFDTAFHQTMPKVAYSYAIPQKLYREHGIRRYGMHGTSHLFVSGEAAKVLGKEVADTNVITCHLGNGGSVTAVRNGQSVDTSMGLTPLEGLVMGTRSGDLDPAIIFHLVNNLGYTLDQVNNMLNKESGLMGLSEKTNDCRGIEEGHAEGDAGCTLALEVFCYRLAKYVASYTVPLKRVDAIVFTGGIGENSMLIRETVLNNLAIFGYEVDAEKNAAARFGNDGIITKDGSPVAMVIPTNEEFVIASDSLALIS, from the coding sequence ATAATGAGCAAACTTGTTCTCGTTCTTAACTGCGGTAGCTCCTCCCTGAAATTCGCCGTAATCGATGCAACTAACGGTGACGAGCACCTGTCCGGTCTGGCAGAGTGCTTCAACCTCGAAGATGCCCGCATCAAGTGGAAGCTGGATGGCAACAAGGGCGAAGCGCCCCTGGGTGCCGGTGCCGCCCACTCTGAGGCTCTGGACTACATCGTTGGTACCATCCTGGCCAGCAAGCCTGAAATGGCTGAGCAGCTGGTTGCCATTGGTCACCGCATCGTTCACGGTGGCGAGAAGTACACCAAGTCCATGCTGATCACCGATGACGTTCTGGCCGGCATCGAAGAGTGCGCCTCTCTGGCTCCTCTGCACAACCCCGCTCACCTGATCGGTATCCGCGCTGCCCAGGCTGCCTTCGCTGCCCTGCCTCAGGTTGCCGTATTCGACACCGCTTTCCACCAGACCATGCCTAAGGTGGCCTACAGCTACGCCATCCCTCAGAAGCTGTACCGTGAGCACGGCATCCGTCGCTACGGCATGCACGGCACCAGCCACCTGTTCGTATCCGGCGAAGCCGCCAAGGTACTGGGCAAAGAGGTTGCCGACACCAACGTTATCACCTGCCACCTGGGCAACGGCGGTTCCGTAACCGCAGTTCGCAACGGTCAGAGTGTTGACACCTCCATGGGCCTGACTCCTCTGGAAGGTCTGGTAATGGGTACCCGCTCCGGTGACCTGGATCCAGCCATCATCTTCCACCTGGTCAACAACCTGGGTTACACCCTGGATCAGGTAAACAACATGCTGAACAAAGAGTCCGGCCTGATGGGTCTGTCCGAGAAGACCAACGACTGCCGCGGCATCGAAGAGGGTCACGCTGAGGGCGACGCTGGCTGCACCCTGGCCCTGGAAGTGTTCTGCTACCGCCTGGCCAAGTACGTGGCTTCCTACACCGTGCCTCTGAAGCGCGTTGACGCCATCGTCTTCACCGGCGGCATCGGTGAAAACTCCATGCTGATCCGTGAAACCGTTCTGAACAACCTGGCCATCTTCGGTTACGAAGTGGACGCCGAGAAGAACGCTGCTGCCCGCTTCGGCAACGACGGCATCATCACCAAAGACGGCTCTCCCGTTGCTATGGTTATCCCAACCAACGAAGAGTTTGTTATCGCCAGCGATTCTCTGGCTCTGATCTCCTGA
- a CDS encoding chemotaxis protein CheV: MASILDSVNQRTQLVGQNRLELLLFRLNGRQTFGINVFKVREVLQCPKLTSLPRLNNLVRGVAHIRGQTISVIDMSAAVGGRPTQDVENSFIIISEYNRSVQGFLVAGVERIVNLNWDSVMPPPQGSGRSNYLTAVTEINGELVEILDVEKILDEITPAKTDISDDVAANLSPISERKRRIMVVDDSSVARKQVVRALEPLGLEIELAKDGLEALRKLEDLVKDKEDISEVFGGIISDIEMPEMDGYTLTASIRDNPKLTSLKVILHTSLSGVFNQAMVKKVGADDFIAKFNPDELAGAIDRYLKEA; this comes from the coding sequence ATGGCTAGCATCTTAGACTCGGTGAACCAGCGCACCCAGCTGGTCGGGCAGAACCGCCTCGAGCTTCTCCTATTCCGGCTTAATGGCCGGCAGACCTTTGGGATTAACGTATTCAAGGTGCGGGAGGTTCTGCAGTGTCCGAAGCTGACCAGCCTGCCTCGCCTGAACAATCTGGTCCGGGGTGTGGCCCACATCCGCGGTCAGACCATCTCCGTCATCGACATGTCTGCCGCCGTGGGTGGCCGTCCGACTCAGGATGTGGAGAACAGCTTCATCATCATCAGTGAGTACAACCGCTCCGTCCAGGGCTTCCTGGTGGCGGGTGTCGAGCGCATTGTGAATCTCAACTGGGATTCCGTCATGCCACCGCCGCAGGGCAGTGGTCGCAGCAACTACCTGACCGCGGTGACCGAGATCAACGGTGAACTGGTGGAGATCCTCGATGTCGAGAAGATTCTCGATGAGATCACCCCGGCCAAAACCGACATCAGCGATGACGTGGCCGCCAACCTCAGCCCCATCTCTGAGCGCAAGCGTCGCATCATGGTGGTGGATGACTCCTCCGTTGCCCGCAAGCAGGTGGTGCGCGCCCTGGAACCTCTGGGACTGGAGATCGAGCTGGCCAAAGACGGCCTGGAGGCTCTGCGCAAGCTGGAAGATCTGGTGAAGGACAAAGAGGATATCTCCGAGGTGTTTGGTGGTATCATCTCCGACATTGAGATGCCGGAGATGGACGGTTACACCCTGACCGCCTCCATTCGTGACAATCCCAAACTCACCTCTCTGAAGGTGATCCTGCACACCTCCCTCAGTGGAGTGTTCAACCAAGCCATGGTGAAGAAAGTGGGTGCAGACGACTTCATCGCCAAGTTTAATCCTGATGAATTGGCAGGAGCGATCGATCGCTACCTGAAAGAGGCCTGA